A part of Paenibacillus donghaensis genomic DNA contains:
- a CDS encoding Mov34/MPN/PAD-1 family protein has protein sequence MLVHRYKDSRSTLEVEFSDDVLAFMLAQCTLSGELETGGILAGYYDDALNRAVIIKSSAAPIDSKQSRTRFYRGVHGLKDWLNTLWKLEKAYYVGEWHFHPFASSKMSIIDSKQMSSISNNKSMNCPEPILFIIGGNPRTAHSVSISIFMKNKKPLELSEYLPEII, from the coding sequence ATGCTTGTTCATAGATATAAAGATAGTAGAAGTACTCTTGAGGTTGAATTTAGTGACGATGTATTAGCGTTTATGTTAGCGCAATGTACCTTAAGTGGAGAGTTAGAAACAGGTGGTATTCTGGCCGGCTACTATGATGATGCGTTGAATAGGGCTGTTATAATAAAGAGCAGTGCTGCCCCTATTGATTCGAAACAATCAAGAACTAGATTTTATAGAGGAGTTCATGGTCTCAAAGATTGGCTTAATACTCTATGGAAGTTAGAGAAGGCATATTATGTGGGAGAGTGGCATTTTCATCCATTCGCATCGAGTAAAATGAGCATAATTGATTCTAAACAAATGAGCTCAATTTCTAATAATAAGTCAATGAACTGTCCAGAACCCATATTATTTATCATTGGAGGAAATCCAAGAACAGCGCATTCTGTTTCAATCAGCATTTTTATGAAAAACAAGAAACCACTAGAGCTTAGTGAGTACTTACCTGAAATAATCTAG
- a CDS encoding ThiF family adenylyltransferase, translated as MDNPSIPESIIVGCTQLEIVEGYQQLQDLYWSENFKNWIFRFSINVSGVDERSIPHTTNWYMLIDPLYPRGSIGIYPDKVNSITQTYQHMNENKMVEHFPWRLGKICTDWDNGQLELLSDTEEQMDSDQRISWHVERLKKWVLAASNNSLVNSGDYFELPHLYYDGEQFIAFAEEQKHLIQWSGMKIRSGLVSLKEIPEYKNTLFVSDFYDRKSNVIQTYSWGKLIGASVEPILHYGVWVLLPFLPISHPWTYPKTIKELEAICKKHHFDIWREIYGHMHVFREQEQQNYLLIGFQIPQLVGGINAIVHWISIEIAKLTKKVNKITGFRRANDFYFQRDRINHLHPEKSLRYVRTENWSKESVLSRGSLNEKVHHDSVFLIGAGALGSAIGELLSRTGISKIIVCDNDILKVGNLSRHTLGINHLSMNKAEALSHRINYNNVHTWSGAINSAFPNLSEDEVDILESQDVIIDTTGSDAVVDYLYSFDWTLPKRFVSVSLGFGAKRMFVFLSNKHPFPAQSFYNFLRPWIELEREENKDIILPRDGIGCYHPLFPARSDDIWMMAGLAIKEIEAWWLQPFGPNIFAVYEQQHLEGLPAGVLLKQREVF; from the coding sequence TTGGATAATCCTTCAATACCTGAAAGCATAATAGTTGGGTGTACCCAGTTAGAAATTGTTGAAGGATATCAGCAACTCCAAGACCTTTATTGGTCTGAAAATTTTAAAAATTGGATTTTTCGGTTTAGTATAAATGTATCAGGGGTAGATGAACGATCTATCCCCCATACCACGAATTGGTATATGTTAATAGATCCTCTTTATCCGAGAGGGTCTATTGGTATATACCCCGACAAAGTAAATAGTATTACTCAAACCTATCAGCACATGAATGAAAACAAAATGGTAGAGCATTTCCCTTGGCGATTAGGAAAAATATGTACCGATTGGGATAATGGTCAGCTTGAGTTATTATCAGATACTGAGGAACAGATGGATTCAGATCAACGTATTTCATGGCATGTTGAGCGATTAAAAAAGTGGGTGCTTGCTGCTTCAAACAATTCTTTGGTGAACTCCGGAGATTATTTCGAATTGCCACATTTATATTATGACGGAGAACAGTTCATTGCCTTCGCAGAAGAACAAAAGCATCTTATACAGTGGAGTGGAATGAAAATTAGATCCGGGTTGGTATCTCTTAAAGAGATACCAGAATATAAGAACACTTTATTTGTTTCGGATTTTTATGATAGGAAGTCAAATGTCATTCAAACATATAGCTGGGGGAAACTTATCGGAGCTAGCGTTGAACCCATTCTTCATTACGGGGTATGGGTTTTGCTTCCGTTCTTGCCCATTTCCCATCCTTGGACTTATCCTAAAACAATAAAGGAATTAGAAGCTATTTGTAAGAAACATCATTTTGATATCTGGCGAGAAATATATGGGCACATGCATGTCTTCAGAGAACAGGAACAACAGAATTACCTATTGATTGGATTTCAAATTCCCCAATTGGTCGGAGGAATAAATGCAATTGTTCATTGGATAAGTATTGAAATAGCGAAATTAACTAAAAAGGTAAATAAGATTACAGGATTCAGAAGAGCAAATGACTTCTATTTTCAACGAGATCGCATAAACCATTTACATCCAGAAAAAAGCTTAAGGTATGTTCGTACAGAGAACTGGAGTAAAGAATCAGTGCTTAGTCGTGGGAGTTTAAATGAAAAAGTACATCATGATAGTGTGTTTTTAATCGGCGCGGGCGCTCTTGGTTCAGCCATCGGGGAACTACTTTCTCGTACAGGCATTTCTAAAATAATTGTTTGTGACAATGATATTTTAAAAGTTGGTAATTTATCTCGACATACGCTTGGTATTAATCACTTATCCATGAATAAAGCTGAAGCATTATCGCATAGAATCAATTACAATAATGTACACACCTGGTCCGGAGCCATAAACAGTGCTTTTCCTAATTTGAGTGAAGATGAAGTAGATATATTAGAGAGTCAGGACGTCATTATTGATACTACAGGAAGCGACGCAGTTGTTGACTATTTATATTCCTTTGACTGGACACTTCCGAAAAGATTTGTTTCAGTGTCACTAGGATTCGGAGCTAAAAGAATGTTTGTTTTTTTATCCAATAAACATCCATTTCCTGCTCAGTCTTTCTATAACTTTCTCAGGCCGTGGATTGAATTGGAGCGAGAAGAGAATAAAGACATCATCTTACCTAGAGATGGGATAGGATGTTACCATCCTTTGTTTCCTGCTCGCTCAGATGACATTTGGATGATGGCAGGACTAGCGATAAAAGAAATTGAAGCATGGTGGCTTCAACCATTTGGACCCAACATATTTGCTGTTTATGAACAACAACATTTAGAGGGATTACCAGCTGGTGTCTTACTAAAGCAACGAGAGGTGTTTTAA
- a CDS encoding SMODS domain-containing nucleotidyltransferase: MNIPTYFARFLKEIRLTDNQVDDLIKGHTTLRKRLNEDEDMSKIIVSTFLQGSYRRSTAVRPKGESRSDVDVIVVTKLSMEEYSNPEDAIKVFEPFMEKHYEGKYQIQGRSIGISLSYVDLDVVITAAPSESEEGILESASVTDMRALEDIETWSLKGSWEVLNETIEASSIFKTYSNANEPEWKTVPLWIPDREAEEWKQTDPLAQIKWTQDKNKSCNRHYVNVVKALKWWRRINNVPKHPKGYPLEHLIGLCCPDGIQSVGQGVTEVLEGIVNDYSTKPVMADHGVPEHDVMGRVTDEEYNEFYELVKKAAEIARKASDATTVKESAEEWNKLFGSKFPTSEATTNNQSSSGVFSKRENPTSSDIVGGRFG, encoded by the coding sequence GTGAATATTCCTACTTACTTTGCCAGATTCCTTAAAGAAATTCGTTTAACTGATAATCAAGTCGATGATCTAATCAAAGGGCATACCACGTTAAGAAAAAGATTAAATGAAGACGAAGATATGTCTAAGATTATTGTAAGTACATTCCTGCAAGGAAGTTACCGAAGATCTACGGCTGTTCGGCCAAAAGGGGAAAGTCGTTCGGATGTCGATGTCATTGTGGTGACTAAGTTGAGCATGGAGGAATACAGTAATCCAGAAGATGCTATTAAAGTTTTCGAACCATTTATGGAGAAACACTATGAGGGGAAGTATCAGATTCAGGGTCGTTCAATAGGGATTTCTTTGAGTTATGTAGACTTAGATGTAGTTATAACAGCTGCCCCTTCAGAGAGTGAAGAAGGTATCCTGGAGTCAGCTAGTGTTACTGATATGCGAGCACTGGAAGATATTGAAACATGGTCCTTAAAGGGATCATGGGAAGTTTTAAATGAAACTATAGAAGCAAGCTCTATTTTCAAAACATATTCGAATGCTAATGAACCGGAATGGAAAACAGTTCCTCTTTGGATTCCTGATAGGGAGGCGGAGGAATGGAAGCAAACAGATCCTCTGGCACAAATTAAATGGACACAAGACAAAAATAAATCATGTAACCGGCATTACGTCAACGTAGTTAAGGCACTAAAGTGGTGGAGAAGAATAAACAATGTGCCAAAACATCCTAAGGGATATCCACTGGAGCATCTCATTGGTTTATGTTGCCCAGATGGAATACAAAGCGTTGGTCAAGGTGTAACTGAAGTCTTGGAGGGCATAGTGAATGACTATTCAACAAAGCCGGTTATGGCAGATCACGGTGTACCGGAACATGATGTAATGGGTAGAGTTACCGATGAAGAATACAATGAGTTTTATGAGTTGGTTAAAAAGGCTGCAGAAATTGCTAGAAAAGCTTCAGATGCCACCACTGTTAAAGAAAGTGCTGAAGAATGGAACAAACTCTTTGGTTCGAAATTTCCTACATCTGAGGCTACAACTAATAATCAGAGTAGTTCTGGAGTCTTTTCAAAAAGAGAAAACCCAACTAGTTCAGATATTGTAGGTGGACGGTTTGGATAA
- a CDS encoding SAVED domain-containing protein: MGKAIDAINAGLTYQNLYFWIFASELLHNDTNIKEVSYEDDRIKSLDDVVVEYIEPIRGDYSIDDEITMDFYQVKYHVKNSQQIELLDLIDPSFINASTHSFLNRVHDALKQGYTKARFHLITPWNIKKGDPLEVLLDNHHNKLQLNVLFDGRQRTKMALARKSMMQHLKLDNEAELRVVLSSIRIQHSKPGISMLIKEQLNSKLMLAGLKPLDFKVLVNPYNDLIVNCASKGSKRFNKESFLKLCRAERLYTGQPLLFKDDIPVGIRSFLPYTETLEEETNHLLCLSDHFDGRLLKSEKSWNGDIYARLVEFTKKVFSPGNAYLIQFNTHLSITFAAGLILNPKSGVKVFPVQRGDGLIAWIPDVHYEITPAYPMFNEEYTDNSLLEGDTVVAISITRNVRSHVEWYIEEKELSIKSFYHFCLPLEGTKAIQDGTHAWLLAGQVIRILDRRNPKQRKGKVHFFFAAPGGFVFFLAQQAANIPEIILYEHDFSGDGSYSPSLILPL; this comes from the coding sequence ATGGGGAAAGCAATTGATGCAATTAATGCTGGTTTGACGTATCAGAATCTGTATTTTTGGATATTTGCTTCTGAGTTGCTCCATAATGATACCAATATTAAGGAAGTATCATATGAGGATGATCGTATTAAATCTCTCGACGATGTTGTAGTTGAATATATTGAACCTATTAGGGGGGATTACAGCATCGATGATGAAATTACGATGGACTTTTATCAGGTGAAATATCATGTTAAGAATTCGCAACAGATAGAATTATTGGACCTCATTGATCCTTCATTTATTAATGCCTCTACACACTCCTTCTTAAATCGCGTGCACGATGCTTTGAAACAAGGGTACACTAAAGCTCGATTTCATTTAATTACACCCTGGAACATTAAAAAAGGCGATCCACTAGAAGTTTTATTGGACAATCATCATAACAAACTACAATTGAATGTGTTATTTGATGGAAGACAAAGGACTAAAATGGCCTTAGCTCGAAAATCTATGATGCAACATCTAAAGCTAGATAATGAGGCCGAACTACGTGTTGTTTTAAGCAGTATTCGCATTCAACATAGTAAACCGGGTATTTCTATGTTAATCAAGGAACAACTCAATTCTAAATTAATGCTTGCAGGACTTAAACCCCTTGATTTTAAGGTCCTTGTAAATCCTTATAATGATTTGATAGTAAACTGTGCAAGTAAGGGAAGTAAACGCTTTAATAAAGAGTCCTTTTTAAAGCTCTGCCGCGCAGAACGATTGTATACAGGCCAACCGCTATTATTTAAAGATGATATTCCTGTAGGAATTCGCAGTTTTCTTCCGTATACGGAAACTCTGGAGGAAGAAACAAACCATCTATTATGTCTTAGTGACCACTTCGATGGACGATTGCTTAAATCAGAAAAAAGTTGGAATGGGGATATTTACGCTAGATTAGTAGAGTTCACCAAAAAAGTCTTTTCTCCAGGTAATGCATACCTTATTCAATTCAATACACATCTTTCTATAACATTTGCTGCAGGTTTAATCCTTAATCCAAAATCAGGCGTCAAGGTATTTCCTGTTCAGCGTGGAGATGGATTAATTGCATGGATTCCGGATGTACATTATGAAATAACTCCAGCGTACCCAATGTTCAATGAAGAGTACACAGATAACTCTCTGCTTGAAGGAGATACAGTTGTTGCCATCAGTATAACTCGGAATGTTAGATCTCATGTTGAGTGGTACATTGAGGAGAAAGAATTATCAATAAAATCATTTTATCATTTTTGTTTACCTTTAGAGGGCACTAAGGCAATTCAAGATGGTACACATGCCTGGTTATTAGCAGGACAGGTCATCCGGATTTTAGACAGGCGCAATCCGAAACAGAGAAAAGGAAAGGTTCATTTTTTCTTTGCTGCTCCTGGTGGTTTTGTTTTTTTTCTTGCTCAACAAGCAGCCAATATCCCAGAGATCATTTTGTACGAACATGACTTCTCTGGCGATGGATCATATTCACCTTCGCTTATATTACCACTCTAA
- a CDS encoding IS701 family transposase, with amino-acid sequence MSHTAIVPDHQMLRNYLLQHRLPLYFSKPVMNHILSYMAAATSKGFRGKVVDLADYSPCHRTALGHFLTHGHWDERILQHKVKQESIRHVLRESTQTAEPLFVIHDDSICKKTKPSSQAKSPIEQTGYHHSHLEGKTVWGHQVQATIVQCGAAALIHSIDLYDRKKVHPDGSVYTKIDHVCDMAATMPLPPYGGYALVDSWFTCSRIIDSYATAGYHLIGALKTNRILYPQGIRISVQHFAAHVSKKDVHLVTVNGSSYWTYRYEGALNDIPNAVVLLCWPEQAFGQPKALRAFLCTNVSLETETICTYYSKRWPIEIFFRQSKGNLGFETYQVRSATAFIRLWALLAWTHLFCTVGLEQPCSFGDGLRTVRKQVKQDIAQFIYDCGRKNIPFQVIQKRLKLA; translated from the coding sequence ATGTCCCATACCGCCATCGTACCTGATCATCAAATGCTTCGCAACTATTTATTGCAGCACCGGTTGCCTTTATATTTCTCTAAACCCGTGATGAATCATATCCTATCTTACATGGCAGCAGCAACGTCCAAAGGATTTCGGGGTAAGGTCGTAGATCTAGCCGATTATAGCCCGTGTCACCGCACTGCTCTCGGGCACTTTTTGACTCACGGGCACTGGGACGAAAGGATTCTTCAACATAAAGTGAAGCAAGAATCTATTCGTCATGTACTCCGCGAGTCCACACAAACGGCGGAGCCTCTATTTGTGATTCATGATGATTCGATTTGCAAGAAGACCAAGCCTTCGTCACAGGCCAAGTCTCCCATCGAACAGACTGGATATCATCATTCGCATCTCGAAGGTAAAACCGTCTGGGGCCATCAGGTTCAGGCCACTATCGTACAATGTGGTGCAGCGGCATTGATTCATTCTATAGATCTATACGACAGAAAAAAAGTTCATCCGGATGGCTCCGTCTATACTAAAATCGATCATGTGTGTGACATGGCTGCGACGATGCCTTTGCCTCCATATGGGGGATATGCGCTTGTCGATTCCTGGTTTACTTGCTCCCGGATCATTGACAGCTACGCGACTGCAGGATACCACCTGATTGGCGCTTTAAAAACCAATCGTATTCTCTATCCGCAAGGCATCCGGATCTCGGTTCAGCATTTTGCCGCGCATGTGTCCAAAAAAGACGTTCACCTCGTGACCGTGAATGGTTCTTCGTACTGGACGTACCGATATGAGGGAGCCTTAAACGACATCCCGAATGCAGTCGTACTTCTCTGTTGGCCTGAGCAAGCCTTTGGTCAGCCGAAAGCTTTACGCGCCTTTTTGTGCACGAATGTGTCTTTAGAGACAGAGACGATTTGTACGTATTACAGCAAAAGATGGCCGATTGAAATCTTCTTTAGACAATCCAAAGGTAATTTAGGATTCGAGACGTATCAAGTTCGCTCGGCCACTGCGTTTATTCGTCTATGGGCACTACTCGCCTGGACACATTTGTTCTGTACCGTGGGGCTTGAACAGCCTTGTTCCTTTGGCGATGGGCTACGCACCGTTCGCAAGCAAGTCAAACAAGATATCGCCCAGTTTATCTATGACTGCGGCCGAAAGAACATTCCTTTTCAAGTGATTCAAAAACGATTAAAATTAGCATGA
- a CDS encoding ATP-binding protein, with amino-acid sequence MMTVEIAGVRGYEYQYLVSAYVALKLLDQENVGIYIECADGEDSRITFQAAGEPYILDVQVKDRSAQIDLAEFSSWISHFDKYSGEMNLLEKLKQDANRFVLFITNARCQDDVSLFVDSNEVYLPLTAGMGNDLLDRVKTNVLAHYTDATPAGQGRRRFLQQFFRDNSKNQLRKILKKNRVWESMDWDTVYERLARLLNRKYAVPQSKTDDVISKLDELVRQGRDSGQSIMEDVVRLLAAYNGNRIFPYDEKLVPRAEMSLCSEVLEASHVLLLTGVSFCGKTYLAKEIAQRYQESGFRVKITSELDGDSGALAFLRHVSHEERLLVLEDPFGSMTAHAQRAELIAKVERLLDACGPYRKLIVTTRSDILLHALRRDTIAECHMKAHIWHDLTSNEVATGEKIWSRYYGESDPSKVLFKRLQDWLERYERTSVLQPGQIVHLYYAQPDLGVLEQWDESAIVNEARIDSNRLARQIDEQGQYSKHVFIALGLSCNTYRAVKLDDLAFLLSESTEEPALNSQYDEPVSYHIGGKVAETPPYPAYQAAYEITGDDRAALRDLRDRGYIKVDSFYKTIVFTHPIYYHASKILFQTNLEDVFADKDSNFRLLGRSLASPSKDGNLCALMMAEWQYAETQDATLKQRIKVLLLRSLHSLFPSVKDRVIMYFNSRLDELNDQEQKAFVRAVKIQNSMNDDDILWHKGEPYFNTATERRSSFDWLDWDEDRHAASLQKLAASELLTAEEIRDMLAVRVADKMEPADLLHVIRLALAYDESFIRAKAVKLLFQQFAYTFEDIAGYLEPQEHPDYIYKLFRGALSSWSSYKPQAKSAILDYVRKSLSIMSVALRSKRFLEYFEDQYARDGLDWDKLTDEEARELWLVWYDVFIALLNHFPSQYIRMNEAHMVKAARESLAHVDDLERIVQLASSWHRWLHHYSEHHLPEDYGMNVADYLLKGTGQAADVRAELFQELLSVRQTSLLTVTIGTLVDHWPSLSIGERAELIAVLQAKREDVRWLRGVALNRRIVPDEVQIAIVGEVLFGQEIGAVVDRLMAEGLLECCLNVHCGYPQPLWWNGYHHHNEKVWNRVIVEVLGRPPEGRCFDIALREFIDALYYKDTDRFQDGMAVYTRLVANLAQRQKLFRQLLTVTATNNQSNKQMWDLLLAHSSEEERQQFFTLIAENIEAVQYQCDDRKDLLELFERDVVFGQLCSRLSIDHKVVDICFQYMNYAEQQATTSLADDEKHGQQLDNFKTFISLVYEHNPPRMTLTNRIVGKTLRKLRIADDEIDRLLEANRHQLIESGSEQARSFEDHYELEHWVL; translated from the coding sequence ATGATGACCGTTGAAATCGCAGGAGTTCGAGGCTATGAGTACCAGTATCTTGTTTCTGCTTATGTGGCGCTGAAGCTGCTAGATCAAGAAAACGTTGGCATCTATATCGAATGTGCGGATGGTGAAGATTCGCGGATTACTTTTCAGGCCGCGGGCGAGCCTTATATTTTGGACGTGCAAGTGAAGGATCGCTCCGCTCAAATTGATTTAGCGGAGTTTTCGAGTTGGATTAGCCATTTTGACAAGTATAGCGGGGAAATGAACTTGCTGGAGAAATTAAAGCAAGACGCCAATCGCTTTGTATTATTTATAACGAATGCCCGCTGCCAGGACGACGTGAGCCTCTTTGTAGATTCCAATGAGGTTTATTTGCCGTTAACGGCAGGGATGGGCAACGACTTATTGGATCGGGTCAAAACAAATGTGTTGGCTCACTACACAGATGCAACTCCTGCTGGGCAGGGACGTCGGCGTTTTTTGCAGCAGTTTTTTAGAGATAACTCAAAAAATCAGCTTAGGAAGATTTTGAAAAAGAACCGCGTCTGGGAGTCTATGGACTGGGATACTGTTTATGAACGGCTAGCACGGTTGCTCAATAGAAAATACGCCGTTCCGCAAAGCAAAACAGATGACGTCATTAGCAAGCTGGATGAGCTAGTTCGGCAAGGACGCGATTCCGGGCAATCCATCATGGAGGATGTTGTTAGACTGCTTGCTGCTTACAACGGCAATCGAATATTCCCCTATGATGAGAAGCTCGTGCCGCGCGCCGAAATGTCCCTCTGCAGTGAAGTTTTAGAAGCTTCCCATGTGCTGCTGTTGACAGGGGTATCCTTCTGTGGCAAAACGTATTTGGCGAAGGAGATTGCCCAACGTTATCAGGAGTCTGGCTTTAGAGTGAAAATAACAAGTGAGCTAGATGGGGATAGCGGTGCGCTCGCTTTTTTGCGGCATGTGAGCCATGAGGAGAGGCTGCTTGTACTGGAAGACCCGTTTGGCTCGATGACGGCTCATGCACAAAGGGCCGAGCTTATTGCAAAAGTGGAACGGCTGCTGGACGCCTGCGGCCCATATCGCAAACTGATCGTGACAACCCGCAGCGATATTTTGCTTCATGCTTTGCGTCGCGACACGATTGCGGAATGCCACATGAAGGCACATATATGGCATGATTTGACGTCTAATGAAGTTGCAACCGGAGAGAAAATTTGGAGTCGCTATTATGGTGAGTCGGATCCATCTAAGGTATTGTTTAAGCGGCTGCAGGACTGGTTGGAGCGTTATGAACGTACGAGCGTCTTGCAACCGGGACAAATCGTGCACCTCTATTATGCGCAGCCTGATCTGGGTGTGCTGGAGCAATGGGATGAGTCGGCAATCGTTAATGAAGCACGGATCGACTCTAATCGCTTGGCACGGCAAATTGACGAGCAGGGACAGTACAGCAAGCATGTGTTTATAGCGCTTGGTTTAAGCTGCAACACCTATCGAGCGGTCAAGCTCGACGATTTGGCGTTTCTGTTAAGTGAATCGACGGAGGAGCCAGCGCTTAACTCCCAGTATGACGAGCCGGTTTCTTATCATATCGGGGGCAAAGTAGCGGAGACGCCGCCATATCCAGCCTACCAGGCAGCGTATGAGATTACGGGCGACGATAGGGCAGCGCTTCGAGATTTACGCGACCGCGGCTATATCAAAGTTGATTCGTTTTATAAAACGATTGTGTTTACCCATCCGATTTACTACCACGCGAGCAAAATCTTATTCCAAACGAATCTGGAAGACGTTTTTGCCGACAAGGATAGCAACTTCCGCTTGTTAGGTCGAAGTTTGGCTTCACCATCTAAAGACGGAAACCTATGCGCGCTTATGATGGCAGAGTGGCAGTATGCCGAGACACAAGATGCCACGCTTAAACAGCGAATCAAGGTATTACTTCTAAGAAGTCTACATTCGTTGTTTCCGTCTGTGAAGGATCGGGTCATTATGTATTTCAATAGTCGGCTGGATGAGCTGAACGATCAGGAGCAGAAGGCGTTTGTGCGTGCTGTAAAAATTCAAAACTCGATGAACGACGATGATATTTTGTGGCATAAGGGCGAGCCGTATTTTAATACAGCAACGGAGCGTCGGTCCAGTTTCGACTGGCTGGACTGGGATGAGGACAGACATGCAGCAAGTCTGCAAAAATTGGCGGCAAGCGAGCTACTTACTGCTGAAGAAATACGGGATATGCTAGCAGTTCGCGTTGCAGACAAAATGGAGCCTGCGGATCTGCTGCACGTTATTCGGCTGGCGCTAGCTTATGATGAAAGCTTTATTCGAGCGAAAGCGGTGAAACTGCTGTTTCAACAGTTCGCTTATACGTTCGAGGATATTGCAGGCTACTTGGAGCCGCAAGAGCATCCGGACTATATTTATAAGCTGTTTCGCGGCGCTTTGTCCAGTTGGAGCAGCTATAAACCACAAGCGAAGTCTGCGATTTTAGATTATGTTCGGAAATCGCTGTCAATTATGTCCGTTGCGCTGCGCTCCAAACGTTTTTTGGAATATTTCGAGGATCAGTATGCGCGGGATGGCCTAGATTGGGATAAACTCACAGACGAGGAGGCCCGAGAGCTATGGCTTGTTTGGTACGATGTGTTTATTGCGCTACTAAACCATTTTCCGTCCCAATATATCCGGATGAATGAAGCTCATATGGTGAAAGCAGCGAGAGAGTCACTCGCTCATGTTGATGATTTGGAGCGGATTGTCCAATTGGCGAGCTCTTGGCATCGTTGGCTGCATCATTATAGCGAGCATCATTTGCCGGAGGATTATGGCATGAATGTTGCGGATTATTTGCTGAAAGGAACAGGACAGGCTGCTGACGTTAGAGCAGAACTATTTCAAGAACTGCTTTCAGTCCGGCAAACTAGTCTGCTCACGGTTACGATCGGCACATTGGTAGACCATTGGCCCTCGCTGTCAATTGGCGAACGGGCTGAGCTAATAGCGGTATTGCAAGCCAAGCGAGAGGATGTCCGGTGGCTGCGTGGAGTTGCGCTGAACCGCCGCATTGTTCCTGATGAAGTGCAAATTGCGATTGTGGGCGAGGTCTTATTTGGACAAGAGATTGGTGCTGTAGTGGATCGGCTGATGGCGGAAGGACTGCTAGAATGCTGCCTCAACGTCCATTGCGGTTACCCGCAGCCGTTATGGTGGAATGGCTATCATCATCATAACGAAAAGGTATGGAATCGTGTTATTGTGGAGGTTTTGGGGCGACCACCGGAGGGGCGATGCTTCGATATTGCATTGCGGGAGTTTATAGATGCGCTTTACTATAAAGATACGGACCGATTTCAAGACGGTATGGCCGTGTATACGAGACTGGTCGCTAATCTCGCTCAACGACAGAAGCTGTTTCGTCAGTTGCTGACCGTTACAGCAACAAACAACCAAAGCAATAAACAAATGTGGGATCTGCTGCTTGCCCATAGCTCCGAGGAGGAGCGACAGCAATTTTTCACGCTCATCGCAGAGAATATTGAAGCTGTGCAATACCAGTGTGATGATAGAAAAGATTTGTTGGAGCTATTTGAGAGGGATGTTGTATTTGGCCAGTTGTGCTCTAGACTGAGCATCGACCATAAGGTGGTAGATATTTGCTTCCAGTATATGAATTATGCTGAGCAGCAAGCAACGACCTCTCTTGCCGACGATGAGAAGCATGGACAACAGCTCGACAATTTTAAAACATTTATTAGCTTGGTATATGAGCATAATCCGCCGAGAATGACGTTAACAAACAGGATAGTTGGCAAAACGCTGCGCAAATTGCGTATTGCCGATGACGAAATTGATCGGCTGCTTGAAGCTAATCGACATCAGCTTATCGAGTCGGGCTCCGAGCAAGCGCGATCGTTTGAAGATCATTACGAGTTGGAGCATTGGGTGCTGTGA